One genomic window of Manihot esculenta cultivar AM560-2 chromosome 16, M.esculenta_v8, whole genome shotgun sequence includes the following:
- the LOC110603144 gene encoding dof zinc finger protein DOF1.4 encodes MGNCEKMVVISPTTNEWPQTQIDEKNSMASTSKLMEKQGQELSQQHHQLQPQQALKCPRCDSSNTKFCYYNNYSLSQPRHFCKACKRYWTRGGTLRNVPVGGGCRKNKRVKRAASAVEGGASASSANPNPPSQTQIDISSNSNHINPLFYGLPTNPSGMNLPFPGRFNSKVSSSVDTVSGYDLQPQLNALALGFSSGIMSNEANGFNPTKQIQDVVTSSSLLSNYSIFSASSSTITTSTTMATLLASNFHQQKFSIKDSRAPNHFQTFEDLQMSGNSESGISMKEVKMEQEQSRLNWNMPCQNQIEQIGFSSSDPSIYWNTATSNTIGAWHDPTNIGSSVTSLI; translated from the exons ATGGGAAACTGTGAGAAGATGGTTGTCATCTCTCCAACTACTAACGAGTGGCCACAg ACTCAGATAGATGAGAAAAACTCGATGGCATCTACAAGTAAACTGATGGAGAAACAAGGCCAAGAACTATCACAACAACACCACCAACTCCAGCCACAACAAGCTCTCAAGTGTCCACGCTGCGATTCCTCTAACACCAAGTTCTGTTATTACAATAACTACAGTTTATCTCAGCCCAGGCACTTCTGCAAGGCTTGTAAGCGATACTGGACCAGAGGTGGAACCTTGAGGAATGTTCCTGTGGGTGGTGGATGCAGAAAGAACAAGCGTGTGAAGAGGGCTGCTTCCGCCGTTGAAGGAGGTGCTTCAGCTTCTAGTGCTAACCCTAACCCTCCTTCTCAAACCCAAATCGATATTTCTTCAAACTCAAATCACATCAATCCTTTGTTTTATGGGTTACCCACTAACCCATCTGGGATGAATCTCCCGTTTCCTGGAAGGTTCAATTCGAAAGTCTCATCAAGTGTGGATACTGTTTCTGGGTATGATCTCCAACCTCAGCTTAATGCTCTTGCTCTAGGGTTTTCATCAGGAATCATGAGTAATGAAGCTAATGGATTTAACCCCACTAAGCAAATCCAAGATGTGGTTACTTCAAGTTCATTACTTTCAAATTATTCCATCTTTAGTGCCTCTTCTTCAACCATCACAACGTCTACAACTATGGCTACTTTGCTTGCATCAAACTTTCACCAACAGAAGTTCAGTATCAAAGATTCCAGAGCTCCTAATCACTTTCAGACTTTCGAGGACCTGCAAATGAGTGGCAATAGCGAATCCGGGATCTCTATGAAAGAAGTGAAAATGGAACAAGAACAAAGCAGGTTGAACTGGAACATGCCATGCCAGAATCAAATAGAACAAATTGGCTTCTCATCATCAGATCCTTCAATTTATTGGAACACAGCCACAAGCAATACTATCGGTGCATGGCATGATCCAACGAACATTGGGTCCTCAGTCACTTCTCTGATCTAG